CCATGcccaggcccactgacagggAGGGGACAATCAGGTCAGTTGTTCAAGGCCCAGGGAACGGGAATTGGGAGAATTGGGACCAATTACATTGTTTATGTACAGACTGAGAgaggggccctttccgatgactttacccccggcccagccaaagctgtcagcggccctgaccacacCCTctccctggctgtctgtctgttctcttttcctcccttatTACTCCAGTCGACTGGCCtggctggtgccagtgtttgACCCCGTCTGTACAGTTTTAGACTAAAATCATTTCATAAGCATGGATAAGAGGGCTGTGTGTCAAATTCTATTTTTACAGAacattccctcctctctcttgtctgaGGAGCCAGTCCACCAGAGCATGTAATAGGCAGCACCTCCGGACACGGAGACCTCCCCATGACCACAACAAGTGTGGAATCACAAAAAACTAAATATTGAACTGGGATTTCAACTAAAGGTAAAAGGTGAAACAGTATTTATTCACcattgtgtatttttttaatcatttataTATTCACAGAGTTCCTGGTAGACAACCAGTTGCTCAGTTGGCTACAATACCAAATGATTTATACAGTATTAAAATGTGCAAGGTCTAGAGACATTGGCATTGCATTGGCTAAACAGGAACAGAATGATGTTAACAGAACGAATCCCAGAAAAAAATCTTATTCATCAGAATTTTTTATCCAAAATCAAACAAATGTACATACctagtatatacgtatatactgtacatactctatatactgtatactgtatattatgaatACAAACTGGTACACTAATGTTTTGTGTGATCCTTGACATGTTAAGTCCTGAGCTTTCAGATACTTAGAAAATACAACAGACCAGTATTTTTTGAAGATTTTGTGTCACTTAACTTGTGCAAAAAGGAGACAATCAGcacacttctttatttgtgcaactTAACTTGCGAGCTTTCGGTCCTagatcttcatcaggcagagtaaCTTCACAATGTATTTTGTACACACTGCACAACAATTGAACTTAGCAGTTACAGACTATTTCCTCCACATCTGTTCTATGTCACAATCACATTTCTGCtaaattaaaaaatattcttGATTATTCTACTAGCTGCTACATTTCATGACTGAATCCATTTGCACAGATTATCACCTTTCAGATTCAGATCAGAAACCTTGATCTCAACCATGAGAATTAAACACAATGTGATACTGACAAGATCGACAAAATCATGTGTTCCAGAAATGCTGGCCAtccatgcctcttttccactgccggttttccggttttctacagcttgacacagcgtgactcagtCGCCACTTTTTTTCTATCCGATTGAGCTGTGCCGTGCCTATTCATAAAGCAAAAAATAGCGGCCGAGTtgcactgtgttgagctgtaggcagaggcgcatcttgtcaccaggctaggcaggcagccgcttggggcccccaagcttgAAAATAACGGTTCACACTACTACAATAGTGGTGATTTTGGCTCAAATGTTCGTTCCTTTGAATTTTTGCctggggccccagctgaccctAGAGTGGCctctggctgtaggcctaccagaaaaacatgcagcagtggaaaagaggcactatgCCTATGTACCTCCTAGTTGTCATTGCCATCTTTTTTAGAGTGAGAGAGGTCCATGCTTTGATTAGAGCCGGGCAGGCAGATCCTGCAGCCCATGATCATGAAGAAGGCCCTACGGAAGGACCTGTTGAAGAGGCCATACAAGAAAGGGTTCAAAGAGGAGTTCACATAACCCAGCCAGAGGAACACGTCCCACACCACCCCCGCTGTGCTGTAATCAATGAACGGGTCCACAATGTTGAGGGTGAAAAATGGCAGCCAGAACAGCAGGAAGACGCCCATGATGATGCCCAGGGTCTTGGccgccttcctctctctcctcagggaGTTGCGGTGCCTCTGCTTCTTGCTGGAGTCTTTGCCCACCCCAGATGCCATCTGAGCCTCCATGGCACTGATCTGCATGGCCTGCCGCTTGGCTGCCTTGTAGATCTTCCAGTAAGCCACCAGCATGATGACCATGGGAAGGTAGAAGGCTACCAAGGAGGCCATGACGGCATATATTCGGTTCACCAGGAAGACACACATATTGTCAGGCAGTGAAATGGCCACCCCAATCTTGTGCAGACCCAGGAGGATGGGCCCGAACGAGATGAGCAGCGGGACGGCCCAGCACACCACGATGAGCAGGGTCACGCGGGCCGGGGACATCTTGAAGGTGTACACCAGCGGGTTGCAGACGGCGTAGTATCGGTCAAAGGCTATGCAGCTGAGATGGAAGATGGAGGCGGTGCACAGCATGACATCCAGGCTGGAGTGGAGCTGGCAGAAGGCGGCACTGAAGTACCAGCAGCCCTCGACCGTGCGCACCATGCTGAAGGGCATCACCACCAACCCCACCAAGAAATCGGCCACAGCCAGAGACATGACGAAGCAGTTGGTGGGAGACTGGAGTTGTTTGAAGTATGCTATGGCCAGAACAACCAGAAAGTTGCCCACTACAGTGCAGATGATGCCCGCTAATAAGAAGGTGTAGAGGGCAATACGAGAGCTGGGGCTCCTGGAGATGGCACATGGCTCTGAGTCTCCTGTCAGAGAGGCATTGTGGTCTTCTTCCCATGAGCCATTCATCTTGTCATCTTTGGACCTGTAAGAAGggttataaaaacacacacattgattgtACTTTAATTATCACCCATCTCTGAGAACATGCACAGTGAGGAACACATGTTGATATTTTGCATTAATGTAGAGCAAAAAGTTTCAGAAATAAATTGATGTCATGGGTCCCATTGAGATCATATGGAACTCACAATGTTAAAGCTTACGGTATGTTCAGGCTGTATCGAGGCAAAGATCTAGTCAGTTGTGTGAATTCAGAAAGCACACTGTTGACAGTTCTTCAGCAGGGCACAACACAACTCTCAACAACAGAGATCGTCTTTTTACCCAAGCACCAGAGCATAAACGAAACATTCAAATAAACGTCACATATGTTCCTCAGGGCATTTGTCAGATGGCGGCAGCTGAGATTCAACCTGTCTTCATGACGAAGACAACACTTGATCTTTGGCGTTGTTCTCATTTTCACTGGGATTACTCTGCCTACCAGGCCTACAGTGTACCAGCGTACCTGTCAACAGCTTTGTTAATGTACAGGTGCTAGTCTACTGCGTTCCCCAAATATGAGATGTCACCTTTCATTGCATCAGCTGCATCATTGCATCAGCTGTCTTAGAGTTTAGTGCTGCTGCAACAGGATACCCATGTCTACACCCAGGCTTTAACAGCTTTCTTTCAAAGTTCTCTGCAATCACCGACATGCTCTGTGTCATTGAAGTGTTTCGATCAGGATTTGGTGGGTGGGGGTATAAGCACTGacctgaatataggcctagtcATTAGGTGCTATAAGTGATTTTGTTGGTATGCAACTTTTACTCTGCCACTGAAAATCGCAATACGTAGAAGCTTTTCATATCCTTCAAAAACGAAAACTGAAAAAGTAAAACACTGAACTGAAAAAAAGAAGTAACAAATTCAACATCACTGAACTGATAATTGGGGTTTGTCTATGAAGGCTGCATAAGTGGCATCTGGGCAACAAAGCCTGTGATGTTAAGACAAGACTGATGTTAGGGACAAAGCTAGTGTTAAACATAACAGAACAAGAAAATGAACGCCGGAACCATAAGCATGAACCAAACAGGTTCACTTCAGTACCATTTAACTCCTAATTAAGGCCTGTGGGACTGAGCTGAGAGATTCACTTCACTGCTTTTCAGAGGGGCTCCATGTAAATACTCTCATCTCTCACCATTCATAGGCTTTGGGTTGTGCAGCCTTTCAGCTCTGTAAATAGAGAATACAGTGTTTGGTTACTTTACTGAAACAGATCCCTTTCTAAAGTGATGGGAAGCATCTGGATGGGCTGTGATTTCAATTGACACCACCAAAATCACCCCCTGTTGAAGTCTGCTGTGTTTTCTAGCAAAGTTGTTAGGATCCATGCCAAATTGATTTAGACTACATAAAATGTGGCCACGTTGTTGAAGAGTACATTGAAGAGTAAAATGCATGGCAATCAATCACATGCTGTAATTTTCCAATTATGTACAGAGGAAGATCAACAAATATTACGTAACATTGCTCCAAATCACAAATCTAAAATTTAATTTAGGAAATAATAGGCACAACATGCTGTTTTCTCAGAGCATCCAGACAAAatctattaggcctatatgaaagtcGCCGAAGTGGAAAAAGGTGGACTTGAAGTGTAAGCTAGAACCTCTTCAACCAGAAATGATGAGACCGAACAAGGAATATAAATCAGGTTGCGACTATGACCTGTGGAGACGCACACACTATTTACAACCTCATTTAACACACTCTGGGTATCAGTATCTGAGTGTGACTGCGACTGTGTTTGACTAAGTGTAGCAATGGCCTATAAACAATTGACTTGCTTTGTTAGAGGCAGAGAATAATCAAGTGCCACCTTTATTTATCTGACTTGATACTGAACACAAACAGACTATTCCTTTTAACCTATACTCAAAACAGAATTTTTTTCCAACCTTTCACAGATGTACCTTTTACAGTTCCAACAGGCTATTGGAATCACTTAAAATATTGTGTTACATGAGTGTGTTGTGTCTCTTTCCGGGAATGAGATACATGCCAGGGAGAAGAAAGGACAGTACATTCATCTACAGTATTGTACAGACACTGTCACTCAGAGACAAAATAAGACACTATTAGAATTCATTTCCACCAAAGAGCTTTCAAAACCTGTAAAATATGTTCATGTGCACTCCTCGTTTAGAAATCCCAAAAAAGGAAATTAAATTCACAAGCTTTTTCTTGACCCAATGAAGCCAGATAAAACTGAGTGTTCATCTGAAAACCACACATAATCAAAATGTATCTTTAGTTCAgcttgtaaagtgaatgtgtctccaccatttctgaaaagctgCAGAATGAATAAGTCAGAATGCACTTACCCCACATCATGAAGAAGAATCCATTGAAGCAAAATGTGACACCTTTCCTCTGTCTGCCTTGCTGGGGGATACTGTGGAGAGATAACCTGTGTGATAAACTGTCATCCATTGCATGCTAGGAAGCAGAGGATACGCTTGTgccttgtgtgtatttgtgtgggtttTCATGAGTCTATATGCTTATCAGCCCGGTTACATTAATTACACCTGAACCAGTCCTCTTGATGGAGGGGTGGGATGGGGAGCATGCATGATTGCCCATTGTCATGCAAATTAAGCTCTGCTTTGCTTATCCACAGAGAATGCTCAATATGTGTCTACATCACCGGTGTTATCTTCAGAAATATACACTGATTAGCAGACAAGCTTTGGATCAGTgtctttttatgtgtttttgaacggcaatataaatataaataggcctatagcctatgctTTTGGATTGCAATATAAACATaaaattttacatattattcttGTGCTCGTCAAAGTATTTATTGAGTGCCATGGTAATTCCGTTTTGTTAGTTATTACAGACAATATACAATTGTTGTGAAGTATGAAATTGAAATATATGAGGTATTGAAATATGTGAGATATTTCTTGTTGAACCTGAAAATAATCATAGTGTGTGCTTTAAAATATCTCAAATATCTGTGGAATATCTGAGAACCGGTATGGCATAAGATACTCTGTAGTTATATATTTGGTACGGTAGAGAGCGGCCAATACTTTTCGTTCATTAATAGAACACTTCTCTGAGCTGACTGGCATAAGTGGCACTCAGTTCAGGAGTTTTTCCACTAGTGGTTATGCCCTTCTAGAACAAAATGCTCTCCAGGTCCTCCCATTGCTTTCAAAGTATCATAAATGCTTTTAAAATACCTTTAGCTTCGGTGAGGACCATGCGCTCCACAAATGCTGAGGATGTTTTGATTTGGCTAGGGACCTCTAATTAAGCCCAACATGAAAGAGAAATCCACTTACTGATTAATGTTGCTGACCCAGCATTCATTTAATGCACATCTGGGCTTTTGCATAACAAGTGAGGAGATGGATGGCCGTGATTTGTTAAATTAATCAAGAATTTAATCAAATGTCGCTCACAGTAGCGCCAATAGGTCCAAATTTCTAATTCATTGAAGCCACATGCTCAGTTTGGGTTTATTTCGTTATTTGGGGGAGTTTGAGAGTTGAGAATTAACAGTGAGATTACTCTCATCTATGTGCATAAAAAAGTATATTATGTTTGACAACTGTATATAAATCATTAAGAAAAAGACTAAGAATATTACAGACCACTGCTAAAAAGCAAGagaacacaaaatacaaaaatgcatttaaaacaTACTAGCAGAACCTCAAAACCTACCATTTGAGAGAAAATGCTGTAAAAACATATTACATGCAAGCACAGTAATGTGATCTAACCAATTTTCCAATAGCCGTCATGTATTTTCAGAAGGGATTTAGTCTCACACATCACATTGAGAATAATTCTTAAGTGTTACAGTGTTTTAGTGTTGGGTTTCCTCGGTACTTGGCCTACAAGTTCGGATTTTGATTTGCAGAGAGACATCACACTCATCTGAACTCATTGTAGAGCAGAGTCCTTGGAGGGTAGCAAAAGGACAATCCGAACAGTGCCCCTCCGTTACAAGATGATGACCTCCTGaaataaaacattattttaatGTTGAACAACTATTATGTGTTGCTTTACTGTTGTATTATTGACCCTCACTCTAAACTCCACTATTTGATGATATTTGCTACAACCATGGTCTCTGGGGTATGATATCTCACAGCGTGTTAAAGTTTGAGGATGGAGCTTAGTCTGGGATGGCCTTAACCTGCTGTCACTAATTTCataattacctctgccaaggaggttactgtatgtttttggttgcgttggtttgtttgtgtgtctgtttgattgtttttcagcagggtaactcaaaaagttatgaacggattttgatggaattttgtggagttgctggaaatgacaaaaggaaacaagtgattcaatttttgAGTTTATCCAGATCAtcatccggatccaggaattaaaaaaaaagaatctttaccattgcgggatagggcgaattttgacattccagattCTAtcgccacaaaaacaaggcagaaaaaatagggtgtaacaaagtcaaatgttctatcaaacaacttccttggcggaggtctgcactctctgagtgcatttctagtattTATGTTGAAATCAAATTCAAACCCCACCCACTGAAATTCCCTCACTAGCGCCATTACATTACTAAACCCAATTTCTGTGTCTTCTACATAAGCTCCCACCTCAATTGTGCTTCTTACACATGTTCAACTTTAACTTTTATATTTTAGTTTTCCTTTGCAAAAGCACATTCCCAGCACAAAATGACATGCTCTGCTTCTAACCATGACTATTTTAAAACACTGACATTATCTTACAATCAGGATTCGCCTAATTAacttgtctgattgtaactcaaCATGATGAAGCAGTTGATGGCAGCCATCAGTAGACATATCACTAAAATCTGCGGGGAAAAAAGACAAACCTGCATCGTTGCATGACCATCAATCCTTACAGCAGTACTAGACCTGACAGCCGAAGACGGATGGTCTGCTGAGACCCAGCCAGCTCAAGAGGCCTTAAGCACTGAAGCTAAGCCTGTGCATGCCATCCTTACTTGAGACATGAGAAACAGACCTGCATGTGTGACAAGGCCCGTATGATTCCGCACCACTGTGTTCAGTATGATAACAATGACCTCATACAATGTCATGCTGTCTAACTCCTGTACAAGTTACATTAAAGATAAAATGTAGATTTATTTAAGTGTAGGCCAACATTTATCCACACTGGTAATAGCATACCCTGAGTGCTATTCAGTGTCTATTATTATACTATTATACAGTGTATACTATTATATCGAAACAGTATCCAAACAAGCTGAGGGTACTaattataaataggcctatgcattgtGTGGCTTGCGGAAGCACTGTCCCCTTTTAGTGGTTGTGTGCATTTGGTCTGTCACTTATGTcccaagaagcaagtaaagactatTTTCTTTCGGgactatttactgcactgatgCCCAAGTTGGCCCAGACCTGGGGTAGATTCTAaggcagaggtgggcaaactcaggcccaggggccacatgcggcccactgagtCATTCCATGTGGTCCACATAGCCTTTACAAGGAAGACGAATTTAAAATCCAAATTCATACAGTCACTCAACATTCTTACAAAGGCTACCTAAGTGAACCAACCAAGTGCATAAGCTactaaatacatttaaatacatttccttataatgtgcaggaatggcaAAGCTGACAACTTGGGAGGATGGCGGCCAGAGTTgattattgcaactatgctgctcactgattgtgctgcctactgacaaatttgatcttttcatgagtaaatactaagtaataaactaggtaacactttattttagggatacatctattagcactaatacatacaatgttaatgcctgcataagtaacttgtaaggcatgtactaagcaaacgctgaggcctactaggtccttactaaggttaaattgctaataaatcccttattgtgcataaacaagacatttgcgaatacatgcctaacaaatgtttgattttgctttgtacatgccttacaagttacttatacagggacattgtatgcatattagtgctaatagatgtgtccctaaaataaagtgttaccataaactaatatttactagtttaaatgaccaaagtacagtaacttttgcaactaaaaatgtctatttctggacctttcatgtatgaaaagtgtgattttctgACTCATAATatgtacttagaatttgatagtggtggtaagaaTTTGTGAAAAATGTATCCTTTGATAATGGGCAGCAGGAATCCTGGAAAGaaaccactaaaaatattacacagtgcacctttacccTTTGCTATTAAAACGTTAACCCTATAGCATCTGCATCTCTTTTGCATATTTCCTGTGGAATTTGTATGCAGTTgtgtgctatgattatgtcctcaatgcaagttgctttggttaaaaagcgttggccaaatgtactgtaatgtcatgtaatgtgatgtatcCAATGGTGGCCCAAACAACGCTCTATTTAAAGCAAGCAGTTACGGTGCAAGATTAGAAACACTGATAACAAAGGCACTTTATTGAGGACACGAAGACAAAATTGGAGTAGGCTAAGTGAACACATGAAAACTTGAGTACACTAAACAACAATAGTAATCTGAAAAGCTTATCTGGCCTCTCTAAGTGGTTAATTAATTAAGAGGATGCAGCCATCAAAGGCTTTAGGAATTCCCCTCACTCCAGCACAAAAACAAATGAGTAGTAGCTTTTAAGAAGGAAGTCAGGCATGCAACTATAGCCTtgcaaaattacttttttttgttcAAGGGACAATCATATAAACAATCAGAGGACATTGGTCTTTGATGAACGAGTGGCTTCTGATGATGGAACAGGAAGAATATATGAATACCAGCTAGAGGTTTAACATCATTATAGATTTATAATGTACATTTGGTTTACAGAAGGGTAGTTACTATTGTGTTCATTACTTACACTACTGACAATCTGACAACGAAATCTTAAATTGAAAGAGAGGCAGGAATGGTCTAAGTTTCAGAACAGGTTCAAATTACTGCAGACTACCACAAGGTCACCGGGGTCACAGTGCACTAAATGTAATGGAGAGATAACTAATAAAGTTGCGTTGTAAGATATTAGACGCCATCGAGGGAAAACGAGCATTTGCTTAATAGGAAGTGAAATTACACTGGGAAAACATTTTTACTGGTCCTCTCCCAAAAGCCAGAATGTCCTCACGAGCCCCTTTCCCTGTAATGGAAACAAATGGAGACGGCTCAGTCTAAATACTTTGGAACAGCTTTAAATAAAGAGACTCTCAGTGAGAAACTGTCAAAAGGAATACAGTTTGTATGTCAAGTCCAGCTGTGGTACATTCACGATAAATACCTGAGTATGCTTTATTTCATCTTAATTAAATTGCTGTGCTACACAATTATTTTCACGCATGTCATCTTGCTATGccatcataggcgtgcacagatatgggacgaggtggtgctaaagcacctgcccctttgccctactgtacTCAGAATGCCcctttttgaatgtttttttaacacttttttgtcATAGTGTAGTGTTGTCCATGTTGGCATGATAATCTACAAAATGTGACATGATCAAAAGCAGTTGAAAATAATGCCCTGATATAATATATTGCCTTCGTAGCCCAGTCCACTTGGCCAGTCCCAGGCACCCCCAGTCCCCCCTTCAGCATCTGCCCCCAAAATGCCTGTGCACGGCACTGTATGTCAAAATTATaaacaggaataggcctacataaaaactCACTTCTTCCAAATAAACATAAAGCTTAATTTCAAGGGATTGCAATGCATGTAAACGGATTACAAAAGTTGCAATGCAAGTAAATATAATAAGGTAATGCCAAAGTGGCTATTCTAAGCAACATCCAATGAATGATATAGTCAAGGATGAAAATGACAATGAGAGAAGCTTTTAAAACATCAGGGAATTGTTCATGAATGTTCATCATCTTAGCACTGCACTCACTTAATCTGAAACCTGTGAGTTCCCTTGCTGCAGTAAACCCAGAGCAGAGTGGCAGTAGAAGacccaggcagggctggactggccatctggcataccgggcattcccagtaggcccctattttcagaaatgtaaaaataaaataaaaaaataaacacattttctgaaaataggggctcacgagggtgcggggcccaccggtgagtcagttctgcgccactaattttgAGTCTCTAATTTCTCTAGAAATTCAAAAACGAAGACTAAGATGCCTCGGCCATGTATTCAGAATGCCCAATGACAGAAAACCAAAAGTCGCCTTGAGATGGACACCGATCGGGAAAAGAATGTGGGGAAGACCAAAGAACACCTGGCGAAGGACAGTGATGACAGAGCTAAAGGGGATGGGGCTGTCCTGGGAGGAAGCACAGGCCAAAACACCagacagggttcagtggcagtgtatgattgcgGCCTTATGTCCCAGCCGGGACGAAGAGGGATAAAGTAAGtcattttgaggggcccctttaagccaaaagtgcccgggccctatttctccccccagggCCTCCACTGCTTATTAGATCAGTGAGCTGCATGCCCAAGAAAACCCTGAGCCTGCACCTTTAGCACCTTCTGAAAAAAGAAAACCCTAGACTAAACACAATACACTATATTCTATTGTTGCAACCAAACCCTAGACTAAACACAATACACTATATTCTATTGTTGCCCTAGACTAAACACAATACACTATATTCTATTGTTGCAACCAAACTCtgccaagcctgaaatcaggcccTGAGCCTGAATGCTGTCAGCCCTGGGTTCATATGTTGTTTCAGTGTCCTTGGGGGGTTGACAAAACCTATATAGCTTTTGCAGCACTAGGAAAGGTCATATTGTACAGATGTGCCAAAAGAGCAGCACGTTTACCTTCATAGGTATGTCTCCTCTCAACTCATAGCGGAAAGTCCCAAATGTGTCCAGGAGAGCTTTAGTTGAAGTGCTGATGTGGATCCTCAAAGCTGAAGGAAACAGCAGCAGCTTCATTGCTCAGTCATGCTACAATACTAATTTTACACACTGCTCAGTCATGCTACAATACTAACTTCACACACTGGTGTAATGATGAGCTGATAAAGAGGCTTTCGAAGACGAAAACAACTTACGGAGACCATGGGACTCCATCCTTGAAGCAGTGTTAACTGTGTCTCCAAATAAGCAATAGCGTGGCATCTTCTGACCTACTACCCCTGCTACACATGGACCTAGAGAGCACGGAACCAACATGAACATGTTTAGTAGAGATCCCAAAACATGTAGGTTTCAATGTCAACATTAAGACATCACAACTCAccaatctcaaaacagtttgaggGAAGCAGTACCTGAATGGAGTCCAATGCGAACCCTCAGCTGCTGACCAGGCACGTGAGTGCTATGGTACTGAGTCATGCCTTTCACAATGGCTAATGACATTCTGGCTATTTCTTTAGCATGGCCATCTCCATTCCTAATAGGAAGACCAGAAACTACCATGTAGGCATCACCAATAGTCTCAACCTGTGAGTCAAATGGAAATGAATATCAATGGAATTTATGGAAAATAAAGTCAATGAAAATGGCTATGCAGCAGTTTAAGGGCCAAATTTACTTTTCATGAAGTCATATGGCCCAAACACAACTAAACAGGGATAGACTTTCAGGACAACCTGGGTTTAGCCCGTCTGGACTGCATGTAAAACTGAgcattaaaatatttttttaaaaatagtctGATACCGCTACTGTTTTCAAGTGatatatgtcatagtttaccttGTAAACATCATGGTTGTCAATTATGGTGTCAAAATATGTATACAAATCATTCAGTACATTAACCACCTGAAAAACAAGATATAGCATTCATGTTTTGCATTGAAGTTGCAGACATTTATAGAAAATCACATGTGTCCCCAATCTGGTTCAGACAACACAACCTCGAGTTGGCAGTGTTTTTCCAACAAGCAGCAGCTGTGGAAAGAACCGAAATAAACCCGTGACAATGTCATAATGCATTGCTTCC
This genomic interval from Engraulis encrasicolus isolate BLACKSEA-1 chromosome 16, IST_EnEncr_1.0, whole genome shotgun sequence contains the following:
- the LOC134464958 gene encoding 5-hydroxytryptamine receptor 4, with protein sequence MNGSWEEDHNASLTGDSEPCAISRSPSSRIALYTFLLAGIICTVVGNFLVVLAIAYFKQLQSPTNCFVMSLAVADFLVGLVVMPFSMVRTVEGCWYFSAAFCQLHSSLDVMLCTASIFHLSCIAFDRYYAVCNPLVYTFKMSPARVTLLIVVCWAVPLLISFGPILLGLHKIGVAISLPDNMCVFLVNRIYAVMASLVAFYLPMVIMLVAYWKIYKAAKRQAMQISAMEAQMASGVGKDSSKKQRHRNSLRRERKAAKTLGIIMGVFLLFWLPFFTLNIVDPFIDYSTAGVVWDVFLWLGYVNSSLNPFLYGLFNRSFRRAFFMIMGCRICLPGSNQSMDLSHSKKDGNDN